Proteins encoded by one window of Acetivibrio thermocellus ATCC 27405:
- a CDS encoding DUF58 domain-containing protein, translated as MMSYIVYLFMLVSMFLYTYIFGDETSMLMLYMLILSPVLSLLLSYASLKSLEFSIDEKVHASQVEKDGVVGVTVLLQNKSFVPIPIIDISFAVPQNLIPLDNPRPIVSLGPYKTQIIHLQYKAKYRGVAEIGVRDIKIRDFLGFFNFSLLKKQNKVESTREITVLNKISRLKMNSVLLLESILAANEETGAATNDFNFLSCLNGEPGYEFREYQPGDPLHKIHWKLSAKTDVFMVRKDEGRGIPRKKLVLDPVAVKGPKSKAGSVVEIEDKILDALISVVDMLVRAGRDVEVWLLEHGEWMSHLVKDRDEIVEMQHRLASYKFLHSRDELENERLPVSTITLQDSSGRIFAGGDAMIFTASLDKELSEIIEGMQELKMTVDLVAIKNERDVEKSEGFEKREHKSTKMNLWTIGLTDDISEVLA; from the coding sequence ATGATGAGCTATATAGTATATCTTTTTATGCTGGTATCCATGTTTTTATATACATACATATTTGGCGATGAAACAAGTATGTTGATGCTCTACATGCTGATTCTTTCCCCTGTTTTGTCTTTGCTTCTGTCTTATGCATCGCTTAAAAGTCTTGAATTTTCAATTGATGAGAAGGTTCATGCCTCACAGGTTGAAAAAGACGGTGTTGTGGGAGTAACGGTATTACTTCAAAACAAATCTTTTGTGCCGATACCGATTATTGATATATCGTTTGCTGTTCCGCAAAACTTGATTCCTCTGGACAATCCCAGGCCTATTGTGTCTTTGGGACCGTATAAAACTCAGATAATCCATTTGCAGTACAAAGCAAAGTACCGTGGAGTGGCGGAAATTGGAGTCAGGGATATTAAAATAAGAGACTTTCTGGGGTTTTTTAACTTTTCTTTGCTAAAGAAACAGAATAAAGTGGAGAGTACCAGAGAAATAACGGTGTTAAACAAGATTTCCAGGCTTAAGATGAACAGTGTTTTACTGCTTGAATCAATTCTGGCTGCCAATGAAGAAACAGGCGCCGCTACGAACGATTTTAATTTTTTAAGCTGCTTGAATGGAGAGCCGGGGTATGAATTTCGTGAATATCAGCCCGGAGATCCCCTTCACAAGATTCACTGGAAACTTTCGGCAAAAACAGACGTGTTTATGGTGAGAAAAGATGAAGGACGGGGTATTCCTAGAAAAAAGCTGGTACTTGATCCTGTTGCCGTAAAGGGTCCAAAATCAAAAGCCGGAAGTGTCGTTGAAATAGAGGATAAAATTTTAGATGCCCTTATATCAGTTGTTGACATGTTGGTTAGAGCGGGAAGAGATGTGGAAGTGTGGCTTTTGGAACATGGAGAATGGATGAGCCATTTAGTCAAGGACAGGGATGAGATTGTAGAAATGCAGCACAGACTTGCATCATACAAATTTCTGCATTCAAGAGACGAACTTGAAAATGAACGTCTTCCTGTGTCCACCATTACATTGCAGGACAGTAGCGGCAGGATTTTTGCCGGAGGAGATGCCATGATTTTTACGGCTTCCCTTGACAAGGAACTTTCTGAAATAATAGAGGGAATGCAGGAGTTGAAAATGACGGTGGATTTGGTTGCAATTAAGAATGAAAGAGATGTTGAAAAGAGCGAAGGTTTCGAAAAGAGAGAGCACAAAAGCACCAAAATGAACCTGTGGACGATAGGACTGACGGACGATATTTCTGAAGTTTTGGCATAG
- a CDS encoding AAA family ATPase: MSRAVNMLIDNIEKIIIGKRIVIEHLLVALLSDGHVLIEDVPGVGKTQLVASLARSVNGKFNRVQFTPDVMPSDIMGFSMFNPGTRQFEYREGAAMCNFLLADEINRTSPKTQSSLLEIMEEFQVTVDGKTYKLPSPFMVLATQNPIESFGTYPLPEAQMDRFFLKLTIGYPDKSEEKMIIDRFGNENPINRLEPVMTTQELIELKERVKEVRVEDCLKEYIINIVDRTRKDNNVVLGCSPRGSLNLYRASKAWAFIKGRDYVLPDDIQKMAVPVLSHRIIMTQGAKMKNIKAADVINDILQKTEVPFV; the protein is encoded by the coding sequence ATGAGCAGAGCCGTTAATATGCTGATAGACAATATAGAGAAAATTATTATCGGTAAGAGGATTGTTATTGAGCATCTTCTGGTTGCACTGTTAAGTGACGGTCATGTATTGATAGAGGATGTGCCGGGAGTGGGAAAGACACAGTTGGTTGCGTCTCTTGCGCGTTCGGTGAACGGGAAATTTAACAGAGTTCAGTTTACTCCGGATGTAATGCCTTCGGATATAATGGGTTTTTCAATGTTTAATCCCGGAACACGACAGTTTGAATACAGGGAAGGGGCGGCAATGTGCAACTTTCTGCTGGCGGATGAAATCAACCGGACATCGCCCAAAACTCAATCCAGTCTTCTTGAAATAATGGAAGAATTTCAGGTGACGGTGGACGGAAAGACATACAAACTTCCCAGTCCGTTTATGGTTTTGGCCACGCAGAATCCCATAGAAAGCTTTGGAACTTATCCTTTGCCTGAAGCGCAGATGGACAGATTTTTCTTAAAGCTTACCATAGGATATCCCGATAAAAGTGAAGAGAAAATGATAATTGACAGATTCGGAAATGAAAATCCGATAAACAGGCTTGAGCCTGTTATGACCACACAGGAGCTCATTGAGCTAAAGGAGCGGGTAAAGGAAGTAAGGGTCGAGGACTGCCTTAAGGAATACATAATTAATATAGTCGACAGAACAAGAAAAGACAATAATGTAGTATTGGGATGCAGTCCCCGCGGAAGTCTCAATCTGTACAGAGCTTCAAAAGCCTGGGCGTTTATAAAAGGAAGGGACTATGTTCTGCCGGATGATATACAAAAAATGGCTGTTCCGGTGCTGTCTCACAGAATCATAATGACCCAGGGGGCTAAAATGAAGAATATAAAAGCAGCGGATGTTATAAATGACATTCTTCAGAAGACAGAGGTGCCCTTTGTGTGA
- a CDS encoding DUF6320 domain-containing protein: MTYCNYCKVYIRDKKTKCPLCQNVLPDNGNVEEAEDIYPVIPLAYERHILIRILAFISVVAIVISYVVYKIFPTSVNWPGFVLLGLVSAWLSLVYILRKRHNITKTIMWQVIIVSGLVVFWDWKIGWRGWSLDYAVPILCVAALLVMYITAKVMRLSARDYISYFLLGGLFGIVPVLFILFDIVKVDYPSLVSVAASIIFLAAIIIFQGDSIKEELRKRMHI, translated from the coding sequence ATGACATACTGTAATTACTGCAAAGTTTACATACGGGACAAAAAAACAAAATGTCCTTTGTGCCAAAATGTTCTTCCGGACAACGGAAATGTTGAAGAAGCTGAAGATATTTATCCTGTAATACCTCTTGCCTATGAACGGCATATATTAATCCGGATTTTGGCTTTTATCTCTGTTGTTGCAATTGTGATAAGCTATGTTGTTTATAAAATATTTCCCACCAGTGTAAATTGGCCAGGTTTTGTCTTGCTGGGCTTGGTAAGCGCCTGGCTGAGCCTTGTTTATATACTGCGCAAAAGGCATAATATTACAAAGACTATTATGTGGCAGGTAATAATTGTTTCGGGACTTGTAGTATTCTGGGACTGGAAAATAGGCTGGAGGGGTTGGTCGCTGGATTATGCCGTCCCAATTTTGTGTGTTGCGGCGTTGCTTGTTATGTATATAACGGCAAAAGTAATGAGGCTTAGTGCCCGGGATTATATCTCATACTTTTTGTTGGGAGGGCTTTTTGGTATTGTCCCGGTTTTGTTCATTTTGTTTGATATTGTAAAGGTCGATTACCCTTCCCTTGTCTCGGTCGCTGCAAGCATTATATTCCTGGCTGCCATAATAATTTTCCAGGGAGACAGTATAAAGGAAGAATTGCGCAAAAGGATGCATATATGA
- a CDS encoding alpha/beta hydrolase, with protein MNPYKRIALKALSHWGRNLKKNYRVYRRFTNVVSVCTGHGCRIADLEVAAGDRNIPVRLFHPDDPALGVLIFFHGGGWVTGNVDSYTHVCSNMANQTKNIVVSVDYRLAPEHPFPSGLEDCYDATREFFKNPGLLNCKADDITLIGDSAGGNLAAAVSLMARDRGEFLPKRQILIYPSTYNDHSENSPFPSIRENGTGYLLTSEEIQNYMDMYAPNIEDRQSPYLAPLLARDLSNQPDTLIITAEYDPLRDEGEAYGMRLKEYGNNVKMYRIKGALHGFFSIPWKSQHVSRSFEIINWFLNSYNGQSEELL; from the coding sequence ATGAACCCTTATAAAAGAATAGCTTTGAAAGCTTTGTCTCATTGGGGCAGAAACTTAAAGAAAAATTACAGGGTTTACCGCAGGTTTACCAATGTGGTAAGTGTCTGCACCGGACACGGGTGCAGAATAGCGGACCTCGAAGTTGCGGCAGGTGACAGGAACATTCCTGTGCGACTTTTCCATCCAGATGATCCGGCTTTGGGTGTTTTGATTTTTTTCCATGGCGGCGGATGGGTGACAGGAAATGTTGATTCATACACTCATGTTTGCTCCAACATGGCAAATCAAACGAAGAACATTGTTGTTTCGGTAGATTATCGGTTGGCACCGGAGCATCCCTTTCCTTCAGGACTTGAGGATTGCTATGATGCCACAAGAGAATTCTTCAAAAATCCTGGTTTGTTAAATTGCAAAGCTGACGATATCACATTAATCGGCGACAGCGCAGGTGGAAATCTGGCTGCCGCGGTTTCATTGATGGCAAGAGACAGGGGCGAGTTTTTACCCAAAAGGCAAATACTGATATATCCGTCCACATATAATGATCATTCGGAAAATTCCCCGTTTCCTTCAATAAGGGAAAACGGAACGGGATATTTGCTGACTTCCGAAGAAATTCAAAATTATATGGATATGTATGCTCCAAACATTGAGGACAGACAGAGTCCCTATCTTGCACCCCTGCTGGCCAGGGACTTGTCAAATCAGCCCGATACATTGATTATTACTGCTGAATATGATCCTTTAAGAGATGAGGGGGAGGCATACGGAATGCGATTGAAAGAATATGGAAACAACGTAAAGATGTATCGTATAAAAGGTGCACTCCATGGATTCTTTTCTATTCCATGGAAATCTCAACATGTGAGTCGAAGCTTTGAGATTATTAACTGGTTTTTAAACAGCTACAATGGGCAAAGTGAGGAATTGCTATGA
- a CDS encoding ABC transporter permease, giving the protein MIGSEHKPKSIILKQLNILKATALATYKDWAAYRSHLAVSIFVGPVTFLVQIFIWNAVYSAENRLDSTLSGLTLNQMLAYFGIATTINYLIYDSADWDLQTLIRTGNFITFMLRPVSHCYFAFCEKIGHRLLALWVEFIPVYLLFLFVFKINLIPANLVWTLISISLGFVLMFLINYCIGITGFWLTKTEGLRRAFLVLRDLCAGALVPLTLFPDFIQKILFFLPFQFVAYVPTRVFIGSYELAGISLSVPCVVGMQAVAVVVMFLVYKLLWYLGIKKFTGVGA; this is encoded by the coding sequence ATGATTGGCTCGGAGCATAAACCAAAAAGCATTATACTTAAACAACTTAACATTTTAAAAGCTACCGCACTGGCAACATACAAGGATTGGGCGGCCTACAGAAGCCACCTGGCGGTATCCATTTTTGTAGGTCCTGTAACTTTCCTTGTACAGATATTCATCTGGAACGCCGTTTATTCCGCAGAAAACAGATTGGACAGCACTTTGTCAGGACTTACCTTGAATCAAATGCTTGCATATTTTGGAATTGCCACGACTATAAACTATTTGATTTATGATAGCGCTGACTGGGACCTCCAAACGCTGATACGAACGGGAAACTTTATTACATTCATGCTCCGCCCTGTTTCCCACTGTTATTTTGCGTTTTGCGAAAAAATAGGTCACAGGCTTTTGGCTCTGTGGGTTGAATTTATACCGGTTTATCTTCTGTTTCTGTTTGTATTCAAAATAAACCTCATACCGGCCAACTTGGTGTGGACGCTCATTTCCATAAGTTTAGGCTTTGTTCTGATGTTTTTGATAAATTACTGCATAGGTATAACCGGATTCTGGCTTACAAAAACCGAAGGCCTAAGAAGGGCTTTCCTTGTACTTAGGGACCTTTGCGCCGGTGCTCTGGTTCCCCTCACGCTGTTTCCGGACTTTATACAAAAGATATTGTTTTTTCTTCCGTTTCAATTTGTGGCCTACGTGCCTACAAGGGTTTTCATCGGCTCATATGAACTGGCGGGAATAAGCCTTTCCGTACCTTGTGTTGTCGGGATGCAGGCAGTGGCTGTTGTAGTTATGTTTTTGGTATACAAGCTTCTGTGGTATCTCGGTATTAAAAAATTCACGGGGGTGGGCGCATGA
- a CDS encoding ABC transporter permease — protein sequence MISAIRMHLQGIKTALAVRMAYRADFFISAFIMLISEFFGPLLTYLIYSNESSIPGWSMYEVLLIQGIFLLAKGISFPFFFGMVWNVLERVQNGTFDLILIKPRSVLQLVIVTGFDSEDLGKLLGGVALFAVALYHLPPAEPLQWLTFAVLFMISLIVMFGFGVILAGLGIVWIGNYRVYEIFSSITNFGMYPAPIFPKLLQTIITSVIPVAMLGFIPASALLGKPTENTLYAIIISFVFLFASLLFWKTMLRKYTSVGG from the coding sequence ATGATATCGGCCATCCGAATGCATCTGCAGGGAATTAAAACCGCTTTGGCGGTGAGAATGGCATATCGCGCCGACTTCTTTATCAGCGCCTTCATCATGTTAATATCAGAGTTTTTCGGCCCCCTTTTAACATACCTGATATACAGCAATGAATCCTCCATCCCCGGCTGGAGCATGTATGAGGTGTTGCTCATTCAGGGAATATTCCTTCTGGCAAAGGGTATTTCTTTCCCTTTCTTCTTTGGCATGGTGTGGAACGTACTGGAAAGAGTCCAGAACGGAACATTCGACCTTATTCTCATAAAACCCAGATCAGTGCTTCAGCTTGTTATTGTAACAGGATTTGATTCAGAGGATTTGGGAAAACTTTTAGGAGGAGTGGCTTTATTTGCCGTCGCCCTGTACCATCTGCCTCCTGCGGAACCACTTCAATGGCTTACTTTTGCTGTTTTGTTCATGATTTCCCTCATTGTGATGTTTGGATTCGGAGTGATACTTGCAGGTTTGGGAATTGTATGGATAGGCAATTATAGGGTGTACGAGATTTTTTCCTCAATAACCAACTTCGGTATGTACCCTGCTCCAATTTTTCCAAAACTGCTTCAAACAATTATTACCTCGGTAATTCCGGTAGCCATGCTCGGATTTATTCCGGCATCAGCTTTGCTGGGAAAGCCTACTGAAAACACTTTGTATGCAATAATAATAAGTTTTGTGTTTTTATTTGCAAGCTTGTTGTTCTGGAAAACAATGCTAAGAAAATATACCAGTGTCGGTGGTTGA
- a CDS encoding ABC transporter ATP-binding protein, which produces MIIKVENLTKTYKSYERGNTFREAVYSLFVRKTKYVEALKGISFTMEKGELVGFLGPNGAGKSTTLKILTGILFPTGGKVDIMGYTPWKDRKKYVAHIGAVFGQKSQLLWDIPPIDAFYLNKAIYSIPDKIFKKNLDNMVELLNVGDLIKKPTRLLSLGERMKCEFIMAMLHNPEIVFLDEPTIGLDVIAKDKIREFILEMNKQGVTFILTTHDLDDVERLAQRVIVINHGQIVFDNSIDALRKHFGEKKVVSVSTHNPLPSLDMPGVLVKNKISEYNAELELDVSKLELNKFIDYINKNSTINDLLVQSLPIEDVIKDLYS; this is translated from the coding sequence ATGATTATAAAAGTGGAGAACCTTACAAAAACCTATAAATCTTACGAGCGGGGAAATACATTCAGGGAAGCCGTTTACAGTCTCTTTGTCCGCAAAACCAAATATGTGGAAGCCTTAAAAGGAATCTCCTTCACTATGGAAAAGGGAGAACTGGTTGGCTTTCTTGGCCCCAACGGTGCGGGCAAATCAACGACATTGAAGATATTAACCGGAATACTCTTCCCTACCGGTGGAAAAGTTGATATTATGGGTTATACTCCCTGGAAGGACAGAAAAAAATATGTGGCCCATATTGGTGCCGTGTTTGGCCAAAAATCACAGCTTCTGTGGGACATACCACCCATTGATGCTTTTTATCTGAACAAAGCAATATATTCCATTCCCGATAAAATCTTTAAAAAAAATTTGGACAATATGGTAGAGCTCCTTAATGTCGGTGATTTAATAAAAAAGCCTACAAGGCTTCTTTCCCTTGGTGAAAGAATGAAATGCGAATTTATTATGGCAATGCTTCATAATCCTGAAATAGTGTTTCTTGACGAGCCTACCATTGGACTTGATGTCATTGCCAAGGACAAAATTCGTGAATTCATTCTTGAAATGAACAAACAGGGAGTGACATTCATCCTTACCACCCACGACCTTGATGACGTGGAACGCCTTGCACAAAGAGTTATAGTTATCAATCACGGGCAAATTGTGTTTGACAACTCCATCGATGCCCTAAGGAAGCACTTCGGGGAGAAAAAAGTGGTGTCTGTATCCACTCACAATCCATTACCGTCTCTGGACATGCCCGGAGTACTGGTAAAAAACAAAATATCCGAGTACAATGCGGAACTTGAACTTGACGTCAGCAAACTGGAGCTTAACAAATTTATCGACTATATAAATAAAAACAGCACAATAAATGATTTGCTGGTTCAGTCGCTTCCTATTGAAGATGTAATAAAGGATTTATATTCATAA
- a CDS encoding HAD-IA family hydrolase, whose protein sequence is MVNTLVFDFDGTIADSLGVGIDVYNEIAEEYNFKKLNPSDFAKLGKLPIAKKCNVLGISLRQIPLLVHKLNEKFKDNVSRVKVFDKMKEVLYTLEKEKYSLHIISSNTENTIKEVLQKNNLDIFESIYSSRNIFGKHHSINDFIKKNGLHNDEIIYIGDELRDIEACKKAKVKIISVTWGFESADLLLTGNPDFLAKDPEDIIRIIKTINTVNP, encoded by the coding sequence ATGGTAAATACACTGGTATTTGATTTTGACGGGACAATAGCTGATTCGTTGGGAGTTGGAATTGATGTATATAATGAAATAGCCGAGGAATACAATTTTAAAAAGTTAAATCCGTCGGATTTTGCGAAGCTGGGCAAATTGCCGATAGCGAAAAAGTGCAATGTTCTTGGCATATCTTTGAGACAGATACCTTTATTGGTACACAAGCTAAATGAGAAATTTAAAGATAATGTATCCAGGGTTAAAGTTTTTGATAAAATGAAAGAGGTATTATATACTCTTGAAAAAGAAAAATATAGTTTACATATTATATCGTCAAATACTGAAAATACAATAAAAGAGGTATTACAGAAAAATAATTTGGATATATTTGAAAGTATTTATTCTTCAAGAAATATTTTTGGAAAACACCACAGTATAAATGATTTTATCAAAAAAAACGGCCTTCATAACGACGAGATAATATACATAGGCGACGAGCTCAGAGACATTGAGGCATGCAAGAAAGCCAAAGTGAAGATAATTTCCGTCACATGGGGTTTTGAGTCAGCAGACCTTCTGTTAACCGGAAATCCGGATTTTTTGGCTAAAGACCCTGAAGACATAATAAGAATAATTAAAACAATAAATACAGTGAATCCATAA
- a CDS encoding BsuPI-related putative proteinase inhibitor: MKRKVIQTCIFPVALASVLTTTSFAQSAEIVPVSAKDVEVVPISYQIKHWSEVFIDQLSKDYDVKDVFDGKNLNSTIEVKDFQNLVRVVLDKDYDGSPDSLSREAVVHELMKIWADKTGKNLDEIAIIEMLIYTDLSQVDEKYQQSVVIAYMKNIARGRGGGIFDPKTGVTYGELAALIYNTAQAVTKENQANVQPVAENKFETRGTYEIKDDKVVFNFELVNHYKETKELMFGSGQQFELTITDEKGNEVYRYSDGKFFTLALIMKTINPGESIKWQDEWDMKDKDGNKLTSGKYKAKIEIMVVQEEEKEKIDESELTTEIEFELGVDEKNNIVDSKSVKNL, translated from the coding sequence ATGAAGAGGAAAGTTATACAAACTTGTATTTTCCCGGTGGCTTTAGCTTCAGTTCTTACCACCACGTCATTTGCCCAGTCGGCGGAGATAGTGCCTGTGTCGGCAAAGGATGTGGAAGTTGTTCCGATAAGCTACCAAATTAAGCATTGGTCTGAAGTCTTTATAGACCAATTGTCAAAGGACTACGATGTTAAAGATGTATTTGACGGTAAAAATTTAAATTCCACCATTGAGGTAAAGGATTTTCAAAACCTTGTAAGAGTTGTTTTGGACAAAGATTACGACGGCTCACCGGACTCACTGTCAAGAGAAGCTGTTGTACATGAACTTATGAAAATATGGGCGGATAAAACAGGAAAAAATCTTGATGAAATTGCGATAATTGAGATGCTGATATATACGGATTTGAGTCAAGTGGATGAAAAATATCAGCAATCTGTAGTAATAGCTTACATGAAAAATATAGCCAGAGGAAGAGGCGGAGGAATTTTTGATCCGAAGACCGGTGTTACATACGGTGAATTGGCAGCTTTGATATATAATACGGCCCAGGCCGTGACAAAAGAGAATCAAGCCAATGTTCAGCCTGTAGCGGAGAATAAATTTGAGACCAGGGGAACCTATGAAATAAAAGATGACAAGGTGGTATTTAATTTTGAGCTGGTAAATCATTATAAAGAGACAAAAGAGCTGATGTTTGGTTCCGGACAGCAGTTTGAATTAACCATAACCGATGAGAAAGGCAACGAAGTATACAGATATTCCGACGGCAAATTCTTTACACTGGCTCTGATAATGAAAACAATCAATCCGGGTGAGTCTATAAAATGGCAGGACGAATGGGATATGAAGGACAAAGATGGAAATAAACTGACATCCGGCAAATACAAGGCAAAGATTGAAATTATGGTTGTGCAGGAAGAAGAAAAAGAAAAGATTGACGAAAGCGAGCTTACAACTGAAATAGAGTTTGAATTGGGCGTTGATGAAAAAAACAATATTGTGGATTCAAAATCGGTTAAAAATTTGTAA
- a CDS encoding IS256-like element ISCth4 family transposase: protein MARKRIITPEKKELIRNLISEYNITSAKDLQEALKDLLGDTIQNMLEAELDEHLGYEKYESTEEAKSNYRNGYTSKTLKSSVGQVEIDIPRDRNAEFEPKIVPRYKRDISEIENKIIAMYARGMSTREINEQIQEIYGFEVSAEMVSKITDKILPEIEEWQKRPLGEVYPIVFIDAIHFSVKNDGIVGKKAVYIVLAIDIEGQKDVIGIYVGENESSKFWLSVLNDLKNRGVKDILILCADALSGIKDAINAAFPNTEYQRCIVHQIRNTLKYVSDKDRKEFARDLKRIYTAPNEKAGYDQMLEVSEKWEKKYPAAMKSWKSNWDVICPFFKYSEELRKIMYTTNTIESLNSSYRRINKSRTVFPGDQSLLKSIYLATVKITSKWTMRYKNWGLILGQLQIMFEGRI from the coding sequence ATGGCAAGAAAAAGGATAATAACACCAGAAAAGAAAGAGCTTATCAGAAATCTCATTTCTGAGTACAACATTACTTCAGCAAAGGATTTGCAGGAAGCATTGAAGGATCTGCTCGGAGATACGATACAAAATATGTTGGAAGCAGAGCTGGATGAACATCTCGGATATGAAAAGTACGAATCAACTGAAGAAGCGAAATCAAATTACCGTAACGGGTACACATCAAAAACATTAAAGTCAAGTGTAGGGCAAGTGGAAATAGATATCCCGCGGGACCGGAATGCAGAATTCGAGCCGAAAATTGTTCCCAGGTATAAAAGGGACATTTCAGAAATTGAAAATAAAATAATAGCAATGTATGCGCGGGGGATGTCTACCAGAGAAATCAACGAGCAGATACAGGAAATCTACGGATTTGAAGTATCTGCCGAGATGGTAAGTAAGATCACTGATAAAATACTACCTGAGATAGAAGAGTGGCAGAAAAGGCCTCTGGGAGAGGTTTATCCGATAGTATTTATTGACGCAATTCATTTTTCAGTAAAAAATGACGGCATTGTTGGGAAGAAGGCCGTATATATTGTGCTGGCGATTGATATAGAAGGGCAGAAAGATGTTATCGGTATTTATGTAGGAGAAAATGAGAGCTCAAAATTCTGGCTGAGTGTCTTAAATGACCTTAAAAACAGGGGTGTTAAAGACATTCTGATTCTCTGTGCTGATGCACTTTCAGGGATAAAGGATGCAATCAATGCGGCTTTTCCGAATACTGAATATCAGAGGTGTATAGTACACCAGATAAGAAACACGCTAAAGTATGTGTCAGATAAAGACCGAAAGGAATTTGCCAGGGACTTGAAACGGATATATACGGCTCCGAATGAGAAGGCAGGGTACGACCAGATGCTTGAGGTTTCAGAGAAATGGGAGAAGAAATACCCGGCAGCTATGAAGAGCTGGAAGAGCAATTGGGATGTTATTTGTCCATTTTTTAAGTATTCGGAGGAACTACGTAAAATCATGTATACGACCAATACTATTGAGAGCCTGAATAGCAGTTATAGAAGGATAAACAAATCAAGGACAGTATTTCCTGGCGACCAGTCACTTTTAAAGAGCATATATTTAGCTACAGTGAAGATTACTTCAAAATGGACGATGCGTTACAAAAACTGGGGTTTGATACTGGGACAGCTACAGATTATGTTCGAAGGGCGTATATAG
- a CDS encoding PoNi-like cognate immunity protein: MRDPLCSESYLLETIEYDKEGICKSKKKIVILKDDMEKGIQRYPRDNQSIIYATFLHMFMYNTEMLTAKYSLGSHPDEMIEDYLNGIEYLENVGEEKVWYIDLLWMLSLGILLEVDKQDLKRLACVIEKQKKEDALMDFLLKACDIGWNHNTSEYERKNPYAKTAEIIQMALHDKDREKASKRLQQYIEKEWIKGHNDLDFKNAHKEPGYVGLWSFEAAALAKILGLDDSALKDNNHYPYDLAHYKNGMSFDLSWYGVPVEEEAKEEEAIVYGIPNNPELEQIIPAKFHSFVNEVIGDYNTLSDEEFWKKYNLREIWFDVKEYEEDNKAKNMLGTIIVFLLVEKEYILQLDYKEDLVDYIEDIDNYWGKEEVKLISFEVDNDQQYYAYVPKTAAIDSLYEVKLTEVEKIEEV; this comes from the coding sequence ATGAGAGATCCGTTATGCAGTGAAAGTTATTTATTAGAAACAATAGAATATGACAAAGAAGGAATTTGTAAAAGTAAAAAAAAGATTGTTATTCTGAAAGATGATATGGAAAAAGGTATACAAAGATATCCAAGGGATAATCAAAGCATAATTTATGCTACGTTTTTACATATGTTTATGTATAACACGGAAATGCTTACAGCCAAATACTCTTTAGGTAGTCATCCGGATGAAATGATTGAAGATTATTTAAACGGTATAGAGTATTTGGAAAATGTCGGTGAAGAAAAAGTATGGTATATTGACCTTTTGTGGATGCTATCGTTAGGTATACTTTTAGAGGTAGACAAACAGGATTTAAAAAGGCTTGCTTGTGTGATAGAGAAGCAAAAAAAAGAAGACGCACTGATGGATTTTCTTTTAAAAGCTTGTGATATAGGATGGAATCATAATACAAGTGAATATGAGAGAAAAAATCCATATGCAAAGACGGCTGAAATTATACAAATGGCATTGCATGATAAAGACAGGGAAAAAGCTTCGAAAAGGCTACAACAATATATAGAGAAAGAATGGATTAAGGGACATAATGATCTGGACTTCAAAAATGCGCATAAAGAACCCGGCTACGTTGGCTTGTGGAGTTTTGAGGCTGCAGCATTGGCAAAGATACTGGGATTGGACGACAGCGCACTGAAAGATAACAACCATTACCCTTATGATTTGGCGCATTATAAAAATGGAATGAGTTTTGATTTAAGCTGGTATGGTGTGCCAGTTGAAGAGGAAGCCAAGGAAGAAGAGGCAATAGTATATGGAATACCGAATAACCCGGAGTTGGAGCAAATAATACCTGCAAAGTTCCACAGTTTTGTGAATGAAGTGATAGGAGACTACAATACATTGAGCGACGAAGAGTTTTGGAAGAAGTATAATTTGAGAGAAATCTGGTTTGATGTTAAGGAGTACGAGGAAGATAATAAAGCCAAAAATATGTTGGGAACGATTATAGTGTTTTTGCTTGTAGAGAAGGAGTATATTTTGCAGTTGGATTATAAGGAAGATTTGGTAGATTACATAGAAGATATAGATAATTATTGGGGCAAAGAGGAAGTAAAGTTGATAAGCTTTGAAGTGGACAATGACCAGCAGTATTATGCATACGTACCGAAAACCGCAGCAATAGATTCATTGTACGAGGTAAAATTGACAGAAGTGGAGAAGATAGAGGAAGTTTAG